CTGGGGGACAAAGCAATGGTGAAACAACCATACTTGAGTGCCCCAGCAGCAGTCACACTCTGCAGAGCCATCAGGGGAAGAGACAGTGGAAATGGATACTCACAGAACTTCACCAAGAGGTACTTGGTTTCCTTCAATGCTCTGTCAAAGTTGCTCGCTTTCAGTAAGAGGACATtgttctccttttttattttgggaagtTTGGCCTTCTTTAACTTTGCTTCATTTGGGCCTATGCTGTCTGCTGCCAGGAGGCCTGCAAGAAACAATAATAGAAGAAGGGAAAACTGATGTGTCTTCATATTGTTCTGCCTTTATCCAGATACTGAGAAACAAAGAAGCAAAGGAGCACTAAGCAGCAGGGTTTGTTGCTCATATGGCTGTGGCTCTATCAGCCAAACCAAGGGGCTGATAAAGTTGACAAAGGAGTCTACCACCAGTGAGGCAACTGCACCTTTCCACGGCAAGGTTAAAATAGTTAACTGGTTCCTGATCTTTGGAAGTGTTTGAGGACAAAAAAGTGTCTGTGGGAAAGTTGGGTTTAGTGTTTCTGTAAATAATCAGAACCCTGGGGAGAGTGTGAGAGAGCACAGGAGGAAATGCTTGCAGAAGGAGCAGTCAGTTCAGAGTGCACTTCTGTAATTAGACACCCAGGTTTTGTCAATGTTAcccagcacagggctgcagACGAAACAGCAGGTGAGGGACCTGGGACAGCATTTGggggctgctcctctgcctAATGTTTGGTTGTCTCTTGGACTTATGGAGCTACTTATTGTGGATCTGATTGAGAGTGTGCTGAAGTCAGGGAAAAACTCTCATTGCTTTGCATACGTAATTTGAATATCTGTATCTCTGCAGTGTCTTGTCTGTGAGGATCCCCTCTCTACTTCAGTGCCACGTTGTAGCTCAAGATACTACTTTGTGGGTGAAACCATTGGTTTTCAGTGGCAGCACAgtttcttggttgttttttatgCCTGGTGGGAGTGGGTCTGGGTCTCAAACTCTTCCCTAACAGTCTCAAAGGTCTTGGGTTGTAATGCACCTTGAGCTGTGTTCTATTAGTGCTTGTACAAGGTGCCTAATGAAATCAGAGCGAGCTGTGTATTCAGGCTGCTCGCAAGATAAGATCACACACAAATACAGATTCAGCAATCAGGTACTAAATGAGGAGGGGGGGAAGGCAGAAAGATAAGAGTCTCCCATTTGACTTTGTGGTCTCTTTCTCTTAGTAACAGGCTCTTTTCCAAAGATGTCTTTCAGGTAACATCCTAGTAAGGTTTAAAACCATCTTTCAGAATTACAGGTTAAAACTGACAAGGCCTGTTTGATCTGAACAGGcagtttttcagctcagaacaCAGCCTAGGGCTCCCAGAGAACAGGTAGGATAACAGAACCATTTGCTTAGAGAGCTGATTTTCCCCTGTCTGTCACTGAGATAAAGAGCAGTCAACTTAAATCCCTCCTGAAAGCCTCCTACCATGAAACAGGTACCATTTTAGAAGGGGTTTCTAACCTCTGTCCTGGAAGAAAACTGCAGTAAAAGGAGGATCATACAACACTCCATCCTGCCAGGACACACTGAAGTGAGAAAAAGAGTGGGATTTTGcagaactgaacagaaaatttaaaagagtGGAGTACAATTTTTTCTTGTAGACATAAAGCATGTTAGCTcttattttgtacatttttttcagcaCTGCTAACTACATCTGGctcttttattttgtgctttgctGTTTGAGAGCTATGGAAAATCTGCCCTCTGCAGAAGCCACAGGCCAGTCAGCAGAAAACACTGGATGTAGGATAAATACAGTTCTTGGGCCTTCTGCTTTGTAACCACTCACACCCTGTAAATGTGTGGTCGAGAGTCACTGACGTGTCTCACATGTGATCAACTTCTACttccatttctgtgttttgccACACAAATACAGTGGTATCAGAGTGATGGTAGTTACTGTTATTCattggccttgaacactgtaAGGTCTCACTACACCTCCACTTGCAATACATAAAGGTGAAAGTAACTGCATGGTATCCCAGTGAGACAAGTATGTACTGTTGGCTTTTAAATAAGGAGAGTGTTGTGTCACAGAAAGGTTTAAAAGCAAAGCTGGCTCCACTGAATTGGGGAAAGATTCTTTTAGATATAATTTGTGGTATATTCTTAAAGACTTGATTGCACTAAAAACAAGTTTATCAAGAGATTCAGCATCTGTGAGTGAAGATCCAGTTTACTTGATTTTTCAAAGCTGGGCTTTAAATACATGTGGTATCATGCATTCTGTCTCTTCCACTTATATATTGTGCAGAAAATACTAGGAGAGACTGGAAGCATTGGCATTTTCTTAGCAAGTTTGTTTTACAACACGTATCTTTTCCCAAGTTACAACCCCCAGCTGAAGTGCAAAGCAATTGGAACTCTTTGGCATTTCACCTTTGCTCACTCACTGTTTATTCTGCATTTATTCGATGCCCCTAATGAAAAAAGAACTCACAAGGGAATATTTCAGAGATCCATCAGTTTTATTGGTGCTTAAATTCAGTGTGACTCGCCATCTAGTGCATATTCAAGGCATAGCATAATTACAGAGGCCTTTTTAAGTCAAGGTGATGGTGTCCTCAAAACACTTAATAACAAgtagtgttttatttctgtaagcaggcaaagtaaaatataaaatttacaGGAATCAAGACAGATATTTAGAAAAGGACTGGTAAGTGAAATTTTAGAGATGAGATATGAGAATCATTCATCAGGTGATGGAAGTAGAGAACAAAGATTCTAATAAAAAAACAGTGCAGTCTTTGCCAGATAAGAAGGAACATAAAGTAATAGGGGAAAACAAGGATGAACACCAATAACCTATTTATTCAACCTGATTTGCATTAATTTATCCAACATCATAAAAGAGACAGCATCCAATACCTGGctcattttaaatgtattttctttcatttcaggtGACTGACTCCTTAGCTGTACTCCTGGCTTTTTCCCCCACTGTCTGATAAAACATCATTTATCATGAGAACATTTATTAAATCCTGGATTCCTCAGTGTCTGCAGATTCTCAGGTTGCCTTGCAGACCATTCCATGGATACAACAGGCTTCTGACATCTCAGATTATTGCCCATTATGATTCTATAAACCAGTGCAAAACAGAACTGCCAGAATATTTCAACTTTGCAAGTGATGTCTTAGATGAGTGGTCACAACTGGAAAAGgtagtattttcttttactttataGACATTGTGTTGtagtttaaccccagctggcaaccaAGTACCACAGTACCACTGGATCACAAGCACACACCCCACAGTGGAATGGGGgagaatcaggaaaaaaagaggtaaaCCCTTGGGTTGAGGTAAGACCAGTTTAAGAATTGACATTAAATAACATAATATTAACAATGTTAACAATATTAACTACTACTAATAGTAGTAGTTGGAGGCAACGGaaagtgagagaaagaaaaaagcccccAAGAAAGTCAAGTGACACACAAcacaattgctcaccacccactgaccAGAGCTCAGACAGAGCATGGGAAACTGGAACATCTTTGACTTAGTTGTTGCTAAGCAGTGCTTACTCTAGCCCAGCCAAAGCCAGGACACCTTGGAACAAATCTCAGATGATATAAATCAGTTTTTCTAATGGATACTGGATAGGGTTCACTGTAGAGTGGAATGCAccattttggtttctttgtcAGAAACACAGGTATCAATCTGACAGACTAGTTAGCACAGAGGATTTGCTTGGTCTGGAGTTCTTTTGTATTGAAATGAAACCTTTTAAAGACTTTCTTCTTATGTTAATATCTTCTGTTGTGTTCTaggatggaagaaaaccagcaAATCCAGCTTTTTGGTGGGTAAatgaggagggagaggaggtgaAGTGGAGCTTTGAAGAGCTGGGATTTCTCTCTAGGAAGGCAGCCAATGTGCTGTCTGAGGCCTGTGGTTTGCAGAGAGGAGACAGAGTTATAGCAGTTCTGCCTCGTGtcccagagtggtggctcctcaaCGTGGCCTGTATGCGAACAGGTGAGGGACCTGACTGACCTCTGGGGTGCAGagagaacagaaacagaagGTACAAGCAATGGGCTAAATTAAGGTGGAGAAAATGTGAGCAGGAATACTATGACCTGTCCAAGTCAGCTTTTGCATGGAAGGAGACTTGGCAGCTCCCACacaggaaccaaagggacagACATGATCCAGGCAAAGGCATGCTCAGCTGAAACCAGTGAAGGTCGAGTGGTTACAATCTAAGGCCAGCCTTGACCACATACATTATCCATGTGGACAGTTTTAATGCAGTAACTTGTATGATTAGAGGGATTAATAACTCAATACAATCTAGTTTTGCTCTGCTGTTGCAGTTTTGCAAATTCTTAGGAAGAGTTGGAGCCATTGCATTTTTAAACTGCTAAACATTCATGATGGAATAACTCAGGATGAACAGGGACAAGAGCAAGTATTTTGGAGAAAGGCTGAGTTGTCTCAGTTGCTTATTGCTTTTGTTCCAGGAATTGTCCTTATTCCAGGAACATCCCAATTAACAGCCAAAGACATCTTATACCGACTCCAGGCTTCAAAGGCCAAGTGCATCATTACCAGTGACACGCTGGCACCTGCAGTGGAATCTGTTGTGCCTGACTGCCAGTTCCTGAGAAGCAAACTAATTGTAGGCaaagggagcagggctgggtggctgAACCTCAAAGAACTCCTTGCGTGAGTATCCACTTGTTTGACCATCACCCCTGTGAGGGGCAGGAAGCTCTGTCAGTGAGGTGGCACTGCTGAGTCTTGGGGTCcattttttttatccttctgtCAAGTCACTGAATTATGATTGCACTGCATAATGCATAGGTAGAGGTTCATCTAGCACAGGTTTGGGGAACTAACTTCAGGTTCTTCATCTTCTCCTCCCTCAGCAGTCTGCCAGCATTTAGAAGCTCTCTGCTTCTACTTTGATCACAAGACAAGCATGTACAGTACTTACCAGTTCTTTTGTGCTTGTCTTCCAGACCCTGCTCCAATGCCCCTTGAGTAAGTGTTGCAACACCCACTGCCAGCTCTTTGTGCTCGGTTATTTCTTCCCTTTACTGTGTTGGTGGCCCAGAGGAGCTGAATTGTTCGTCAGTCTCTTGAACATAAATAACCTTTAGTTATAAGACCCCCCTTACCTGGCATTACAACCTCCATATGGCTGCCATTGATCTCAGGTTGGGAGTCTGTACATGTGGAGGCAGAACCTGATTTTGCATCTGCCTGATGTTCCATAACAAGCACCTTGAGTGCCCTTGCAAAACAGTTGTAGATGAAGTCACTGGAATATGCTGTAGTTGCTCACATCTTAAATGTATTGCCAGGCTTGTTATGAACAAAATGAGTTCTCTATCTCTGGTGTGGTGTCTAATCCAACCATTTATTTAGTGAGATCATACAGTCTGGGGTTATTTACCTGCTTAATTCCTAAACCTTAAAAATACAGGTTCCTTGATGGAAAACTGCATACAGTGACTGTAACGTGCTGTTTCTTCTGAAGGATGACATCTGCTGACCACACCTGTGTCAAGACAAGAAGTCAAGACCCCATGCTGATCTATTTTACCAGTGGAACTACAGGCTTACCAAAAATGGTGGTGCAGTCCCACAGCAGTTATGGCATTGGATTTGCAACCAGTGGCAGGTATTACcttgcagctgctcccagggtcCTGTTTAAGTGACATGATCAACATTACTCTGACAATGTGACTGTAGAACTCCAGGAAATGTAGGCATGTCATGACTGTGAAATCTTACCTCTTCCTCATTTGCCCCTTTCCATGGTAAACTTTCATTAGCAAAAGCTTCTTGAAGACTCAGCTGAGATGGGCACACACAGTGTTGTGTCCCTCAGACTGCAGAGGAGCAATCAGGAGAGTGTCCCTGTAGCAAAAGCAGAGCAAGTCAAGTGCTCTGGTGTTGGGTCCCTCTTGCTTGAGAAGCAAAGCAGCCTTGGGCTTAGCATTATACCTGAAAAGTTACAGTTTCATGGCTTGTTACTGACTTGCTTTCATTGAATGTCCTTTATTTATGCTTCTGAAAGTGTGAGAATTTTCATGAAAATCACAGGAGACCTTTCCCAAAGCATTCTGAATTGGAATCTGGTGCTACAGAGTCCACAGAAGTAACTTGCTTAGTCCCTAGAGAAATAAGCTGTGACAGCTAAAGTCACTGCTGCACAATGTGGGGAAAGCCTACTCCAAattatctgttttcattttgaatgaGATCCAGATTCTGGAACTCAAACCAAGGGTGTTTTGCACTGCCCAGTAGAAAAGCAAACTCTGGAAATGTTAAGCAGGAGGGAATGAAGGGAAATAAGAGAATGTCTGAGACTTTTCCCCTTCTACAAACTTGCTACTGAGTCTTGCTTGCTGACACCACATCTTCTAATGGAAGCCTCCTGCCCTTTCCTTGAATTCTGCTGTGACCTGTGCCTGAGTCTCTCACACTCTGTGTAGCAACTTTTTTATCTCTGCTTTATCAGGCACTGGATGAACTTGACTCCTTCAGATATAATGTGGAATACCTCTGATACTGGCTGGGTAAAAGCAGCTTGGAGCAGTGTTTTTGCACCATGGATCTGTGGATCCTGTGTCTTTGTGCACCATATTCCACAGTTTAAACCAGCAGTTATAGCAGAGGTAAGTGCAACAATTTATACTGTGaggtttatttcctttttgcataAATGAAGCAAACAGGCTGGGCTACATTGCATGGGTGCCCTGCTCTGTAGCAGCAGGGACAGTACTCCCTCCATCCCAAGCAATCATCCCTCCCTTTGATATCCAATAAGGTAGAGGCACAAGTGTTTTCCCTTGTTAGGCCATGTGACGTGGCTTCAATGTAGAGGAGCATTGGTGAAAGATGCAGGATATAAAAATCTTGGAATCACTGCTGTCTTGTCTGAATATTGAGCCTAAAGTTCAATTCAGGTATGGAATTTCAGCTGCTTTGGGCCCAGAGTGAGCATGGGCCAGTAATCAGAGTATGGCGTAGACCTGAATTAGGGCTCTGTTATTCCGAATTTTCAATTACTTGCCTTTTCTCCACCCAGGCACTTTGCAAAACCAGTCAGCTGACCAGTTCTCCACAGCATTGGCCTCTTGTGTTAATTACCTTCACTTTTACAAGGTCTGACCCAccattacattttctttcaacaaaataactttctcttttttcagaCTCTCTCAAGATACCCCATCACCACCTTCTGCACTGCCCCCACTGCCTACCGCATGCTGGTCCAACACAACCTCAGCAGGTactgcagggatgggagggagcCTGGCGTATAATGCTCTTTAGTTCCTTAAGTTCCTgatcttttttttcaattgaaaGCAATCTAATTAACAAAATGTGCTCTCAGGAAAGAAAGCTGTGTTCTGAAATATGAGAATAACTAGTCACACCATAGGCCACTCAGGCTTCAGGGCTGGGTCTTTGAAAAGACAGCACAGAGGAAACAAGTGAGATTATTTTAAGTTCTCCCTTCCTCTGAACTTGTGATTGACATTTAAATTGAAGTCAACTTTCAGGCAGCAGTAGATCAGGGAATTACTGGAGTACACTGAAGTTATTCTCATATACTTGAGAATGAATTGAACAGTTATTTGTATCTGTTCCCTCCAGTTTGTTACTCTGTAAAATATTCAGTTTATGAGAAGTGGTTTGTAAGGAGTTTTCACATCTTTGATAAGCTACGTATTCTTCTCACACAGGTCTTTCATCCTGACAAAAATCACCCCAGGTTTAGCAGAGAGCTCAGGCTGTGTGTTCCTATTCAACCTTACTTTTGCTCTAGAAAATTCTCGGTCTTTTATTTGATCTTGGATGATGGCACATAACTCAGCTTTCCACAAACATCTAATATGCTTGTTCAGATTTCTCCTTTCATGTCAGCCCTTCCAAGAAAACAACTTTGCTCACTCATTTGGCAGCAGAAAAACCTAATTCTAGTGACACAAAGTTAAACCACTCTGTCTTCAGTGGCAGCACAAGCAATCTAGGAGTCCAGTCGAGGTCTGCATAGCAGGATGATTATTGTCATTTCCAAAGGAACTTGTGAAGTTTAGGGTGTACTTATTTATTTGGAAAGCCAAGGGAAGCTGTTTTTAAAGCCATGCACTCTCTCTTCAAGAgttaaggaaattatttcatttgctATTCCTCTCAAGCTACAAGTTCACAAGTCTGAAGCACTGTATATCTGGAGGAGAAGCACTCAATCCTGAAGTGATGGCAAAGTGGAAAATCCAGACAGGGTTGGATATCCATGAAGGTTATGGACAGACTGAAACAGTAGGTTTGCAATAAATGAAATTGCTAATTGTAGATCTCATCATCATCTTTACatcaaaggcaaaacaaaaaaacacataaTTTGCTCTAGGTATCAGTTTGGCCTGTGTaatgttttaatgaaatgtGCTAAACCAGCTCACATCCCAGATTCTGATATTCTTGTGAACCACAGTGCTTTGGTTCTGATTCAGTCCTTGTCACAGCAAAGTCACAAAGACTGTCCTGCCTAATGGAAACAATAATAGAGTTTACAAGATattgcaaaaacattttaaaattgaaatctATTGTTCAGGTGACAATATGTGCCAATATGAAAGGAATGGGAATTAAACCTGGCTCTTTGGGAAAGGCCGTTCCCCCTTATGATGTGCAGGTACGTCCATACGCTGCAGGTGTGGGTGGAAGAGGAAGGGGatgctctgtgtgtcccttcTCTGTCCTGCATTGAGCTGTGGCAGACACCCTCTGAGCAGCCAAAGTAATAGTGGTGTGTCCTTTGTGCAGATCGTGGATGCCCATGGGGCCGTTGTGCCCgcaggacaggagggcaccATTGCTATCCGGGTGCAGCCCACACGGCCCTTCTGTCTGTTCTCGGAGTACCTGGTgagcctgagctgctgtgtctgtgcctgctgaggaACTTGGGGGACACTCAGGGCAAAGTTCTGGTGCTTCTGCCAGGAGCAGGATTTCATCCAGGATCTTCAGAAGGTCTTACTGAGTGACCTGAGGCCTTTGAGCTGCTCGGTTGTGTGGTGGTGCTGAGGGGCAGAACATTGTTGAGGGAACAGGCAAACCTGCAGACATTGTCCACTGCATTTGAATTATCCTATTGAATAAGCTTTGGGGGACCTATCTTTGTGTTTAATCCTCTTCTGAACCCCCACAATATTTGGATATTTGTAGCATCTTCAAATGACAACTTGTATAATATAATTTCTCACTATAAGATAAGAACTTCTTAAGGTTCAATACTCTTACTTCAGGATTTAACTATGTCTGTTGTCAACATGTTTTCCCTGTGTAACCCACAGGACAATGTAGAGAATTAGGCTTTTCCTGCCAATCACCTCACTTGAGTTTTGGTCTTGGCGGTTAGGGTTAAAAATTTCCTTAGACTGGATGTTGTTTTGGAAAACTCTGCAATGAAAAATCATTTCCCTGAAGAGAGTGGGTTACACATTTTAGTCATTTGCTGTGATGGATGGGCATTTTGATAGAGCACAGCCTTTCCTCCCTAAAGCTGTACTCTCTACATACACAAGTGCTCTATTTCACTTCTTACACATTTTTGCCATCAAACTGCTATTTGACatgtctttgtttcttttaattgaaGACACAAAATAGTACTGAACAAACTCATTTTGAGAAcaattttcttggttttttttagcaCCAGTGATATGTAAAtatgttatattttattaaCAATTAGAGacattttttgaaatgtttgacTGTTGTCAGGATAACCCAGAGAAAACTGCTGCCACTCTGTGTGGAAATTTCTATGTCACTGGAGACAGAGGGATTATGGATGAAGAAGGGTACATCTGGTTTGTTGGAAGAGATGACGATATCATTAATTCTTCTGGGTAAGCCAAATTCTTTGAGATTTGAGTGTTTGCCTGCTAAAATGCAGTCTGGAAAGGCCAATGGACGGGCCTATCCTACTGCAGTGACAGGTCTTTGTTCTCTCTTAGGTATCGTATTGGCCCAGTTGAAGTGGAAAGTGCATTAATCCAACACCCAGCAGTGTCAGAGTCAGCTGTTGTCAGCAGTCCTGATCCAGTTCGAGGGGaggtaaaaaggaaaagggtGTAGAATGAAATGCCCTTTATTCTAAGCATCAAATCCCTATATGTTCTAGACTTCACTGGAATTCTGTATGTTGCAGATCTTTCAAATTAAATG
This genomic window from Pithys albifrons albifrons isolate INPA30051 chromosome 16, PitAlb_v1, whole genome shotgun sequence contains:
- the LOC139679290 gene encoding acyl-coenzyme A synthetase ACSM3, mitochondrial-like translates to MRTFIKSWIPQCLQILRLPCRPFHGYNRLLTSQIIAHYDSINQCKTELPEYFNFASDVLDEWSQLEKDGRKPANPAFWWVNEEGEEVKWSFEELGFLSRKAANVLSEACGLQRGDRVIAVLPRVPEWWLLNVACMRTGIVLIPGTSQLTAKDILYRLQASKAKCIITSDTLAPAVESVVPDCQFLRSKLIVGKGSRAGWLNLKELLAMTSADHTCVKTRSQDPMLIYFTSGTTGLPKMVVQSHSSYGIGFATSGRHWMNLTPSDIMWNTSDTGWVKAAWSSVFAPWICGSCVFVHHIPQFKPAVIAETLSRYPITTFCTAPTAYRMLVQHNLSSYKFTSLKHCISGGEALNPEVMAKWKIQTGLDIHEGYGQTETVTICANMKGMGIKPGSLGKAVPPYDVQIVDAHGAVVPAGQEGTIAIRVQPTRPFCLFSEYLDNPEKTAATLCGNFYVTGDRGIMDEEGYIWFVGRDDDIINSSGYRIGPVEVESALIQHPAVSESAVVSSPDPVRGEVVKAFIVLAPAFASHDPEKLTQELQQHVKKVTAPYKYPRKVEFVQDLPKTSSGKIQRKVLKNKEWARK